The Tardiphaga alba genome includes a window with the following:
- a CDS encoding response regulator transcription factor, with protein MRILVVEDEPRIAADIRSGLEAANYAVETVVDGNEAWFKGETEDYDAIVLDLGLPRLDGLTVLRRLREAGIATPVLVLTARDGWRDKVEGIDAGADDYLAKPFQMEELLARLRAITRRAAGQASALIKAGPLELDTRSQTATIDGRSLALTAMEYRLLAYLLLHRGRTMSQGELLEHIHSGDADRDINAVEAIVARLRKKLGFPLIETHRGRGYCIPAAPS; from the coding sequence ATGCGCATTCTGGTGGTAGAGGACGAACCGCGGATCGCCGCAGATATCCGCAGCGGACTAGAAGCTGCGAACTATGCCGTGGAAACAGTCGTCGATGGCAACGAGGCCTGGTTCAAGGGCGAGACCGAAGACTATGACGCCATCGTGCTCGATCTCGGCCTGCCCCGCCTCGATGGCCTCACGGTGCTGCGGCGCCTCCGCGAAGCCGGCATCGCGACGCCGGTTCTGGTGCTGACCGCACGCGACGGCTGGCGCGACAAGGTGGAAGGCATTGATGCCGGTGCCGATGACTATCTGGCAAAGCCGTTCCAGATGGAGGAGCTGCTGGCCCGCCTGCGCGCGATTACACGACGCGCCGCTGGACAGGCGTCAGCACTGATCAAGGCCGGCCCGCTCGAACTCGATACCCGCTCGCAGACCGCCACCATTGATGGCCGCTCGCTTGCGCTGACGGCCATGGAATATCGCCTGCTTGCTTATCTGCTTCTGCATCGCGGGCGCACGATGTCGCAGGGCGAATTGCTCGAACATATCCATTCCGGCGATGCCGACCGCGACATCAACGCCGTCGAGGCCATCGTCGCACGTTTGCGCAAGAAGCTCGGATTTCCGCTGATCGAGACCCATCGCGGCCGCGGCTACTGCATTCCGGCGGCGCCATCGTGA
- a CDS encoding ATP-binding protein, translating into MNTRSLSFRLSCAAALAIAIALGLAAFGLKTIFNQEIERRAAAELGQIVVSIAAQVKVDASGAPSLETPLSDPRFETPYSGLYWQISHADNSARSRSLWDFSLTVPHDQHGDARWTTNLVGPDRAKLLAVVQTIAVTTASGSDARLQIVAALDRSDLAASQQYLFRLLVLSLSALGIILVIAMSIFIRLALRPFDELGRGLRRIHAGSSRTLGGGFPDEVQPVVNDLNRLIAFQDAALERAKTHAADLAHGLKTPLAVLGAVARQARQDDRNDIADPIDEQTLLMSKQVDRVLARARAGVSAALSRGAIPIAPVADKIVRALRRLPDDRGLQWDCDIAADASFHGDDGDLTEMLANLLDNARKWATTRVCLIVTQSDGETVLRVEDDGPGLQTEQMQSIGRGQRWDETLPGTGFGLAITRDLAEAYRGGSSWRAQSLAGSASP; encoded by the coding sequence GTGAATACGCGTTCGCTCTCGTTCCGGCTCAGTTGTGCAGCGGCGCTGGCCATCGCCATCGCGCTCGGTCTCGCTGCGTTCGGCCTGAAGACCATCTTCAATCAGGAAATCGAGCGCCGTGCTGCGGCCGAACTCGGCCAGATCGTCGTCTCGATTGCGGCTCAGGTGAAGGTGGATGCGAGCGGCGCGCCCTCGCTCGAGACGCCGCTGTCCGATCCGCGCTTTGAGACGCCGTATAGTGGGCTGTATTGGCAGATCAGTCATGCCGACAATAGCGCGCGATCCCGCTCACTGTGGGACTTCTCGCTCACCGTACCGCATGACCAGCACGGTGACGCACGCTGGACGACCAATCTCGTCGGTCCCGACCGCGCAAAACTGCTGGCCGTCGTTCAAACGATTGCTGTCACGACTGCGTCGGGATCGGATGCGCGCCTGCAGATCGTCGCTGCATTGGACAGGTCGGATCTCGCAGCGTCCCAGCAATATCTGTTCAGATTGCTGGTGCTGTCGCTGAGCGCTCTCGGCATCATTCTCGTCATCGCGATGTCGATCTTCATCCGCCTCGCACTGCGCCCATTCGATGAATTGGGACGCGGGCTGCGGCGCATTCACGCCGGTAGCAGTCGTACGCTCGGCGGCGGCTTCCCGGACGAAGTGCAGCCGGTGGTCAACGATCTCAATCGCCTGATCGCATTTCAGGATGCAGCGCTGGAGCGAGCCAAAACCCATGCCGCGGATCTCGCCCATGGATTAAAGACGCCGCTGGCTGTTCTCGGAGCAGTCGCCCGACAAGCACGGCAAGATGATCGGAACGACATCGCCGATCCCATCGACGAGCAGACCTTGCTGATGAGCAAGCAGGTCGATCGCGTCCTTGCGCGCGCACGCGCTGGTGTCTCGGCCGCACTGAGCCGCGGCGCCATTCCCATAGCACCCGTCGCCGACAAGATCGTCCGTGCGCTGCGGCGATTGCCTGACGATCGCGGGCTGCAATGGGACTGCGATATCGCAGCCGATGCCAGCTTTCACGGCGATGACGGCGATCTCACCGAGATGCTGGCCAACTTGCTGGACAATGCGCGCAAATGGGCCACGACGCGCGTGTGTCTCATTGTGACGCAGAGCGACGGGGAAACCGTGTTGCGCGTCGAGGATGACGGCCCCGGCCTGCAGACCGAACAGATGCAGTCGATCGGGCGCGGTCAACGCTGGGACGAGACCCTGCCCGGTACCGGCTTCGGGCTCGCCATCACACGCGATCTCGCCGAGGCCTATCGGGGCGGATCGAGCTGGAGAGCTCAAAGCTTGGCGGGCTCAGCGTCGCCGTAA
- a CDS encoding PepSY domain-containing protein — protein sequence MPIEKAIEKAETLGYAVKKAKRSKGCWEVEGFDSHGAEVEIRIDPVSGEIVKPADWRAGKRKAD from the coding sequence ATGCCGATCGAGAAGGCCATCGAGAAAGCCGAAACGCTGGGCTATGCGGTCAAGAAGGCCAAGCGCAGCAAAGGATGCTGGGAAGTCGAAGGCTTCGACAGCCATGGCGCCGAGGTCGAAATTCGGATCGATCCCGTATCCGGTGAGATCGTCAAACCGGCCGATTGGCGGGCGGGTAAGCGGAAAGCCGATTAA
- a CDS encoding rhomboid family intramembrane serine protease produces MTLPGALTAYIGLLAVIHLIRVLLPVDLEYWTIELFGFIPKRYDQTLLSMPFPGGTGAEIWTFVTYSLLHANLSHIGFNILWLLPFGSALARRFGAVRFFLFMAVTAIGGAAAHLVTHAHELAPMIGASASVSGAMAAAIRFAFVRGSFLSFNRGDADEAARVPAQPLFRALRDTRVIGFLAVWFGVNIIFGMGSIAVGSEGATVAWQAHIGGFAAGLLLFSLFDPIPRAQRTHSEPSSSDMPDLR; encoded by the coding sequence TTGACCCTGCCGGGCGCGCTGACGGCCTATATCGGGCTGCTTGCGGTCATTCATCTGATCCGCGTGCTGCTGCCGGTGGACCTGGAATACTGGACAATCGAGCTGTTCGGCTTCATCCCGAAGCGCTACGACCAGACGCTGCTGTCGATGCCGTTCCCGGGCGGGACGGGTGCCGAGATCTGGACCTTCGTCACTTACTCGCTGCTGCACGCCAATCTCAGCCATATCGGCTTCAATATTCTATGGCTGCTGCCCTTCGGCAGCGCGCTGGCGCGCCGCTTCGGTGCGGTGCGTTTCTTCCTGTTCATGGCGGTGACAGCGATCGGTGGGGCTGCTGCGCATCTCGTCACCCATGCGCACGAACTCGCTCCGATGATTGGTGCTTCTGCTTCGGTTTCCGGCGCGATGGCAGCGGCGATCCGCTTTGCTTTCGTGCGCGGCAGTTTCCTGTCTTTCAATCGCGGAGATGCCGACGAAGCGGCCCGCGTGCCGGCCCAACCATTGTTCCGCGCATTGCGCGATACGCGGGTGATCGGTTTTCTCGCGGTATGGTTCGGCGTCAATATTATCTTTGGCATGGGCTCGATCGCTGTGGGCAGCGAAGGCGCGACGGTAGCCTGGCAGGCGCATATTGGTGGTTTTGCTGCTGGACTGCTGCTGTTTTCGCTGTTCGACCCGATTCCGCGGGCGCAGCGCACGCATTCCGAGCCATCCTCTTCGGACATGCCGGACTTGCGCTGA
- a CDS encoding type II toxin-antitoxin system RelE/ParE family toxin — translation MLQVIRTERYASWARSLRDDRAAAKIAIRVDRLAHGNAGDVKPVGGGVSEMRIDYGPGYRVYFARRGNTLILLLCGGTKKSQTADVEDAKRLLADWKTDDQDRSI, via the coding sequence ATGCTGCAAGTGATCCGAACGGAGCGCTACGCATCCTGGGCTCGGTCTCTTCGAGACGACCGTGCGGCAGCTAAAATCGCCATTCGCGTGGACCGTCTCGCTCACGGCAATGCTGGCGACGTCAAACCAGTCGGCGGCGGCGTCAGCGAGATGAGGATCGACTATGGGCCTGGCTACCGGGTCTATTTCGCGCGCCGCGGCAACACACTGATCCTCCTGTTATGTGGAGGAACGAAGAAATCGCAAACGGCAGACGTGGAAGACGCGAAGAGACTTCTTGCAGATTGGAAGACCGATGACCAAGACCGCTCCATATGA
- a CDS encoding transglutaminase-like cysteine peptidase, giving the protein MAGNKGRITGFVVAAILCGLTVSAHAAGEKLYASLGDTTRAPIGWVEFCSENPVECRGGATQPRDIVITQTAWKDLVRVNRWVNETIKPLTDMDHWGVIEKWSLPDDGYGDCEDYVLLKRKMLIEAGWPREALLITVVRDKKGDGHAVLTVKTNKGEYVLDNQNENVLAWTETGYRFVKRQSQSDPNQWVSLGDNRPATATASAR; this is encoded by the coding sequence ATGGCTGGTAACAAGGGGCGTATCACTGGATTTGTCGTTGCGGCAATCCTGTGCGGACTAACGGTTTCGGCACATGCTGCCGGCGAAAAACTCTATGCAAGCCTCGGCGACACCACGCGTGCGCCGATCGGTTGGGTCGAATTCTGTTCGGAGAATCCGGTCGAGTGCCGCGGTGGCGCCACGCAGCCACGTGACATCGTCATCACGCAGACTGCGTGGAAGGATCTGGTGCGCGTCAATCGTTGGGTCAACGAGACGATCAAGCCGCTCACCGACATGGATCATTGGGGCGTGATCGAGAAGTGGTCGCTGCCCGACGATGGCTACGGCGATTGCGAAGACTACGTGCTGCTGAAGCGCAAGATGCTGATCGAGGCTGGCTGGCCGCGTGAAGCACTGCTGATCACGGTGGTGCGCGACAAGAAGGGCGACGGCCATGCCGTGCTCACCGTGAAGACCAACAAGGGCGAATACGTTCTCGATAATCAGAACGAGAATGTGCTGGCCTGGACCGAGACTGGCTACCGCTTCGTCAAGCGTCAGTCGCAGAGCGATCCCAACCAGTGGGTCTCGCTCGGTGACAATCGCCCGGCAACCGCCACCGCCAGCGCTCGCTGA
- a CDS encoding addiction module antidote protein: protein MTKTAPYDSAEFLKTPEAIEFYMAEALETGDPALIVHALGVVARAKSMSGIANKTGLARENLYKALSASGRPEFATVMRVLNALDLKLTLQPKAGQTAKGAGQKKAPAP from the coding sequence ATGACCAAGACCGCTCCATATGACTCTGCGGAATTCCTGAAAACGCCGGAAGCCATTGAGTTTTACATGGCCGAGGCACTGGAGACCGGCGATCCCGCATTGATTGTTCATGCCCTTGGTGTTGTCGCACGTGCCAAAAGCATGTCCGGCATCGCAAACAAGACCGGCCTTGCGAGGGAGAACCTTTACAAGGCTCTGTCTGCCAGCGGGCGCCCGGAATTTGCGACCGTCATGCGCGTACTCAACGCGCTCGATCTGAAATTGACGCTCCAGCCGAAAGCCGGCCAGACTGCGAAAGGCGCTGGCCAAAAAAAGGCCCCAGCGCCTTGA
- a CDS encoding PAS domain-containing protein, giving the protein MKHPSSRKFFAYWDEKRGFARAPDRSEIEPGPVRELLGDIFVLGYDKPAGFPFRVAGTRVCAMFGRDLKSESFPQLFGAAGRSDIEEMVTVVSEELLVAVAGVTAHTETGDKAHLEMMLLPFAARAHTPISLTGLLASMTPVIGRLGPLEMTSFRYLAHQPQRFAPRILRKLQAARGLMVYEGLS; this is encoded by the coding sequence ATGAAACATCCATCGAGCCGGAAGTTCTTCGCCTATTGGGACGAAAAACGCGGTTTTGCGCGTGCGCCCGATCGCAGCGAGATCGAACCCGGCCCGGTTCGGGAACTGCTCGGCGACATTTTCGTGCTCGGTTATGACAAGCCGGCAGGCTTCCCGTTCCGGGTCGCCGGTACCAGAGTTTGCGCCATGTTCGGCCGCGACTTGAAGAGCGAGTCGTTCCCGCAGCTGTTCGGCGCTGCCGGTCGGAGCGACATCGAGGAGATGGTTACGGTCGTTTCCGAGGAGCTTTTGGTGGCCGTCGCCGGCGTGACCGCGCATACCGAAACCGGCGACAAGGCCCATCTCGAAATGATGCTGCTGCCTTTCGCCGCGCGGGCCCATACGCCGATCAGCCTGACCGGGCTGCTGGCGTCCATGACGCCGGTGATCGGCCGGCTCGGACCGCTTGAAATGACGTCTTTCCGGTATCTCGCCCATCAGCCGCAGCGCTTCGCGCCGCGTATTTTGCGCAAGCTGCAGGCGGCGCGCGGCCTGATGGTCTATGAAGGCCTGAGCTAA
- a CDS encoding patatin-like phospholipase family protein produces the protein MLEILMGRGQNGASGREKPGLGSVRRPVVGLALGGGAARGFAHIGVLRTLIANGIVPNVVVGTSIGAVVGGCYAAGYLDTFEEWARSLQPRNIFGYLDIRLNGSGLIGGNKLAAQLEASIGNQLIEDLPVKFATVATEVRTGHEIWLTHGRVVDAMRASYALPGIFSPILVGDRWLVDGALVNPVPVSAARALGAEIVIAVNLSNDVFGHSITIFDHGSSAEPVEPVAEPEEPAKPKRSFTSFFSAERTVKREFFGSSERPGISTVMIDAFNIMQDRITRARLAGDPPDMHIAPRVGQFGLFDFHRADDMIKHGSRATERAIEGIQEAIEMLVPEAARSPVPAVAQKKAASQDQ, from the coding sequence GTGCTGGAGATATTGATGGGGCGCGGCCAGAACGGCGCGAGTGGCCGTGAGAAACCCGGTCTGGGCAGTGTTCGACGCCCGGTCGTCGGCTTGGCTTTGGGCGGAGGCGCCGCCCGCGGTTTCGCACATATCGGCGTCCTGCGAACCCTGATTGCGAATGGCATCGTCCCGAATGTAGTCGTCGGCACTTCGATCGGCGCCGTGGTCGGTGGCTGTTATGCAGCCGGCTACCTGGATACCTTCGAGGAATGGGCCCGCAGCCTTCAGCCACGAAACATTTTCGGTTATCTCGACATTCGCCTGAATGGATCAGGCCTGATCGGCGGCAATAAGCTCGCCGCCCAGCTCGAGGCCTCGATCGGCAACCAGCTCATCGAAGACCTGCCGGTGAAATTCGCCACCGTGGCGACGGAAGTGCGTACAGGCCACGAGATCTGGCTGACCCATGGCCGGGTCGTCGATGCCATGCGCGCGTCCTACGCCCTGCCCGGCATCTTCTCGCCAATTCTGGTCGGCGACCGCTGGCTGGTGGATGGCGCACTGGTCAATCCGGTTCCGGTCTCCGCCGCCCGCGCGCTGGGCGCGGAAATCGTCATCGCCGTCAATCTCAGCAATGACGTGTTCGGCCATTCGATCACCATCTTCGACCATGGCAGCAGCGCCGAACCGGTCGAGCCGGTGGCCGAACCGGAAGAGCCGGCCAAGCCGAAGCGCAGCTTCACCAGCTTCTTTTCGGCCGAGCGCACCGTGAAGCGCGAATTCTTCGGGAGCAGCGAGCGGCCCGGAATCTCGACCGTGATGATCGACGCCTTCAACATCATGCAGGATCGTATCACCCGCGCCCGCCTCGCCGGCGATCCGCCGGACATGCATATCGCGCCGCGCGTGGGCCAATTCGGTCTGTTCGATTTCCATCGCGCCGACGACATGATCAAGCACGGCTCGCGCGCCACCGAACGCGCCATCGAAGGCATCCAGGAGGCCATCGAGATGCTGGTGCCGGAAGCGGCCAGATCTCCTGTGCCCGCTGTTGCGCAGAAGAAGGCCGCTTCGCAGGACCAGTAA
- a CDS encoding PepSY domain-containing protein — protein MIIRASAITRTAMLIGILLTALVVGSAATHVAVAKDDKSECKRSQDCALQALNSGDIRPLTEVLAVARDKLPGEVIKVELDRDDGVWVYEIKVLTASGKRREIEINAQTLAVIKID, from the coding sequence ATGATCATCCGCGCCAGCGCAATCACCCGCACCGCGATGCTGATCGGCATCTTGCTGACTGCTCTGGTCGTCGGCAGCGCCGCGACGCATGTGGCGGTTGCCAAGGATGACAAGTCCGAATGCAAGCGCTCGCAAGACTGTGCCCTGCAGGCGCTCAATAGCGGGGATATTCGTCCGTTGACAGAAGTGCTGGCCGTGGCTCGTGACAAGCTGCCTGGCGAGGTCATCAAGGTCGAGCTTGATCGCGACGATGGAGTTTGGGTCTATGAGATCAAGGTGCTCACGGCATCCGGCAAACGGCGCGAGATCGAGATCAATGCGCAGACCCTCGCGGTCATCAAGATCGACTGA
- a CDS encoding PilZ domain-containing protein: protein MALAQTKSILPSAEERRRFQRVKVHLLGRYMLPDRREFPCQVINMSPGGLALLGPGIGNIGDRVIAYLDHIGRVEGKVTRIIDNGFAMTVGATPRKRDKLAAQLTWLANRDILNLPEDRRHDRIVPRNPIAVLTLEDGVQMNGRIIDLSLSGAAIAAEKRPPLNAQVMLGRISSRVVRHLEEGFALEFAHEQSPDTLEDSVNAR, encoded by the coding sequence ATGGCGCTCGCCCAAACCAAATCGATTCTTCCTTCCGCAGAAGAACGGCGACGCTTCCAGCGCGTGAAAGTTCATCTTCTGGGCCGGTACATGCTGCCGGACCGTCGTGAATTCCCCTGCCAGGTCATCAACATGTCCCCAGGCGGCCTTGCACTGCTCGGCCCCGGCATCGGCAATATCGGCGACCGCGTCATCGCCTATCTTGACCATATTGGCCGCGTCGAAGGGAAAGTCACCCGCATCATCGACAACGGCTTCGCCATGACCGTCGGTGCCACGCCCCGGAAACGCGACAAGCTGGCGGCGCAACTGACCTGGCTGGCCAATCGCGACATCCTCAACCTGCCCGAGGATCGTCGGCACGATCGTATCGTTCCGCGGAACCCAATCGCGGTGCTGACCCTCGAGGACGGCGTCCAGATGAATGGCCGTATCATCGATCTGTCGCTGTCCGGCGCAGCCATCGCGGCCGAGAAGCGTCCGCCGCTGAACGCCCAGGTCATGCTCGGCCGCATCTCGTCTCGCGTGGTCCGTCATCTCGAAGAAGGCTTCGCGCTGGAGTTCGCGCATGAGCAGTCTCCGGATACGTTGGAAGACAGCGTCAACGCCCGGTAA
- a CDS encoding CBS domain-containing protein has protein sequence MLVSAILDGKGHHVESVAPGDKVSSVVKLLAERKIGVVLVMTKQQIDGIISERDIVRVIAERGASALDEDVGAVMTRKVVTCSPSDTVGWIMERMTNGKFRHLPVLDDGRVVGLISIGDVVKSRVSEYENEQEALKEYIGTA, from the coding sequence ATGCTGGTTAGTGCAATTCTCGACGGCAAGGGCCATCACGTGGAAAGCGTCGCACCGGGCGACAAGGTATCGTCGGTGGTGAAATTGCTTGCCGAACGAAAGATCGGTGTTGTGCTGGTGATGACCAAGCAGCAGATCGACGGCATTATTTCGGAGCGCGACATCGTGCGCGTGATCGCCGAACGCGGCGCCAGCGCGCTGGATGAGGATGTCGGTGCCGTCATGACGCGCAAGGTCGTGACCTGTTCGCCGTCCGACACGGTGGGCTGGATCATGGAGCGCATGACCAACGGCAAATTCAGGCACCTGCCGGTGCTCGACGACGGTCGCGTGGTCGGCCTGATCTCGATCGGCGACGTCGTGAAGTCGCGCGTCAGCGAATATGAGAACGAGCAGGAAGCGCTGAAGGAATATATCGGGACGGCTTAA